In a single window of the Oryctolagus cuniculus chromosome 2, mOryCun1.1, whole genome shotgun sequence genome:
- the IDO1 gene encoding indoleamine 2,3-dioxygenase 1: MGTSWEILEEFHIDKDIGFALPNPLEELPSDYDVWMFIAKNITELIKTGQLRMKVEKVPLLSIDKLEGHRQQRLAHLVLGYITMAYVWGQGDGDIRKVLPRNIAIPYCKLSEKLGLPPILVYADCVLANWKKKDPSGPMTYENMDILFYFPGEDCAKGFFLVSLLVEIAAASAIKIIPVLFSAMQHQDRGTLQKALLDVVSCLNKALEVFEQIHEHVDPKLFFNVLRIYLSGWKGNSQLPEGLLYEGVWDTPKKFAGGSAAQSSIFQCFDVLLGIQQKDSGESAFEFLQDMRTYMPPAHRGFLGSLEAAPSIREFILSEKDAGLQEAYDKCVKALVALRSYHLQVVAKYIVIPARQKAKEKEGEEKPSALENQGTGGTDVMNFLKTVRGTTEKSLLKEG, encoded by the exons AGATATAGGCTTCGCTCTTCCAAATCCACTG gaggaGCTTCCTAGTGATTACGATGTGTGGATGTTCATTGCTAAGAATATCACTGAACTGATAAAGACTGGACAACTTCGAATGAAAGTTGAAAAG GTGCCATTACTCAGCATTGATAAGCTTGAAGGGCACAGGCAACAGCGCCTTGCTCACCTGGTTCTGGGGTACATCACCATGGCATATGTGTGGGGTCAAGGCGATGGAGACATCCGAAAG GTCTTGCCAAGAAATATTGCCATTCCTTACTGCAAACTCTCTGAAAAGCTGGGGCTGCCTCCTATTCTCGTGTATGCTGACTGTGTCTTGGCAAACTGGAAGAAAAAGGATCCCAGCGG ACCCATGACTTATGA AAACATGGACATCCTGTTCTACTTCCCTGGTGAAGACTGTGCTAAAGGCTTTTTCCTGGTTTCTCTGTTAGTGGAAATAGCAGCTGCTTCGGCAATTAAG ataatTCCCGTTTTGTTCAGTGCCATGCAACATCAGGACCGGGGCACCCTGCAGAAGGCACTTCTGGATGTGGTCTCTTGTCTGAACAAAGCCCTTGAAGTGTTTGAGCAAATCCATG AACACGTGGACCCCAAACTGTTCTTCAACGTTCTTCGCATTTATTTGTCTGG TTGGAAAGGCAACTCCCAGCTTCCAGAAGGCCTGCTGTATGAAGGGGTCTGGGACACCCCAAAGAAGTTTGCCGGGGGGAGTGCAGCCCAAAGCagcatcttccagtgctttgaCGTTCTGCTGGGCATCCAGCAGAAAGACAGCGGAG AATCCGCTTTTGAGTTCCTGCAGGACATGAGGACATACATGCCTCCGGCTCACCGGGGTTTCCTTGGCTCGTTGGAGGCAGCTCCATCCATCCGAGAGTTTATCCTTTCAGAAAAGGATGCGGGCCTTCAGGAAGCTTATGACAAGTGTGTGAAAGCCCTGGTGGCCCTCAGAAGCTACCATCTGCAAGTAGTAGCCAAGTACATCGTGATTCCCGCACGCCAGAAGgccaaggagaaggaaggggaggaaaagCCCTCGGCGCTGGAAAACCAAGGAACCGGGGGCACTGACGTCATGAATTTCCTGAAGACCGTGAGGGGGACAACTGAGAAATCCCTCCTGAAGGAAGGCTAG